Proteins encoded together in one Lysinibacter cavernae window:
- the mnmA gene encoding tRNA 2-thiouridine(34) synthase MnmA, with product MKILAAMSGGVDSAVAAARAVEAGHDVVGVHLALSRMPGTLRTGSRGCCTIEDSMDAQRAANIIGIPYYVWDFSDRFKEDVVDDFIAEYTAGRTPNPCMRCNEKIKFAALLDKAIALGFDAVATGHYATLVNDAAGNPELHRASAWAKDQSYVLGVLTSEQLRYCYFPLGETPSKALVRAEAEERGLGVANKPDSHDICFIPDGDTRGWLADKVGEKTGEIIDTDGAVVGEHQGAHSYTVGQRRGLSLGRPAPDGRPRFVLEVRPVSNTVVVGPVEALAIGEIAGGRYSWAGEPQADANEWFDCEVQIRAHADPVAARARLAPIDPNAEVYRVGATTEFVVVPNEPLTGVAPGQTAVIYVGTRVMGQFTIDRTVSAYAGDSHTAEAEAVSA from the coding sequence GTCGAAGCGGGGCATGACGTGGTCGGGGTTCACCTCGCCCTCAGCCGAATGCCAGGTACCCTCCGAACAGGATCGCGCGGGTGCTGCACAATCGAAGACTCGATGGATGCGCAGCGAGCCGCAAACATCATCGGCATCCCCTACTACGTATGGGACTTCAGCGACCGCTTCAAAGAAGACGTTGTTGACGACTTCATTGCGGAATACACCGCAGGCCGCACGCCAAACCCGTGCATGCGCTGCAACGAAAAGATCAAGTTCGCGGCCCTGCTCGACAAAGCAATCGCACTTGGCTTCGACGCGGTCGCCACCGGTCACTACGCGACGCTCGTGAACGATGCCGCTGGCAACCCAGAACTGCACCGCGCGAGTGCCTGGGCAAAAGATCAGTCCTACGTGCTCGGTGTGCTCACCTCAGAGCAGCTGCGCTACTGCTACTTCCCACTTGGCGAGACCCCGTCAAAGGCTCTTGTGCGAGCAGAGGCAGAAGAACGTGGGCTCGGAGTTGCAAATAAGCCAGACAGCCACGACATCTGTTTTATCCCAGACGGTGACACTCGCGGATGGCTCGCCGATAAGGTTGGCGAGAAAACGGGCGAAATTATTGACACCGATGGCGCCGTTGTTGGTGAGCATCAGGGCGCACACTCCTACACGGTAGGTCAGCGCCGGGGTCTGAGCCTCGGGCGTCCCGCACCTGACGGGCGACCCCGTTTTGTGCTTGAGGTCAGGCCAGTCTCGAACACGGTCGTTGTTGGTCCCGTTGAGGCCCTCGCTATCGGCGAGATCGCAGGAGGCCGCTACAGCTGGGCCGGTGAACCGCAGGCCGATGCGAACGAGTGGTTCGACTGCGAGGTACAGATTCGCGCGCACGCCGACCCTGTCGCCGCCCGCGCACGGCTCGCGCCCATCGATCCAAACGCCGAGGTGTACCGAGTCGGAGCCACGACAGAATTTGTGGTGGTACCCAACGAGCCCCTTACCGGTGTTGCTCCAGGACAGACCGCCGTCATCTACGTCGGAACCCGTGTGATGGGGCAGTTCACGATTGATCGCACGGTGAGCGCGTACGCAGGCGATTCGCACACTGCCGAAGCCGAGGCGGTCAGCGCGTGA
- the ligA gene encoding NAD-dependent DNA ligase LigA — translation MTEPTSTRDGLDEAKAEWTELAERIQSYQAAYYERDESLVSDAEYDGLMQRLEEIERRFPELAGQDSPTRRVGGGVSELFAPVVHAQRMYSLDNVFSIDEFRGWAEKVARDLGGAPAFLCELKIDGLALNLRYENGKLVTAATRGDGVTGEDVTANIAYIPGIPQRLSGTGHPPLVEVRGEVYFPVAAFAELNAHREALGEKVFANPRNAASGSLRQKSEGKSPERLALMHEGFERLRLTVHGIGAWEHPPVHSQSEMYELLASWGLPVSKYAKVVMGTEAVAEFIEHFGAERHSVEHEIDGIVIKVDNFAQQGSLGSTSRAPRWAIAYKYPPEQVNTKLLDIRVGVGRTGRATPYAVVEPVFVAGSTVSQATLHNQDVVRAKGVLIGDTVVLRKAGDVIPEILGPVTELRDGSEHAFVMPTECPECGTPLRAMKEGDIDLRCPNARSCPAQVRGRVEHIGSRGGLDIEVLGEVVAAALTQPLFPERAPLADAHGVVGEAGLFDLTVKDLFPVVVVVRDAETGLPKLNDDGSQREAMPFQRRRDIKKDGPFVAPGPDISNVDDAGSADSNAADSGSADSGAADAGEQPSTNKPTEASARLDFAGDELSVPSANAIKLIENLELAKTKPLWRILVSLNIRHVGPVAARALADFFGSLDAIRAASRDELAQVEGVGGIIADSLLEWFEIDWHQEIVRRWTAAGVQFSIPGHPGPGAAAEVEGVLSGLTIVATGSLDGFTRDGAKEAIIAAGGKAASSVSKKTDYVAAGPGAGSKLTKAEELGVPVLDAAQFAVLVTEGPDALGLTSNG, via the coding sequence GTGACCGAGCCAACATCCACCCGCGACGGCCTCGACGAAGCGAAGGCCGAATGGACCGAGCTTGCCGAACGCATCCAGTCGTATCAGGCGGCGTATTACGAGCGAGACGAGTCGCTCGTCTCCGATGCCGAATACGACGGCCTGATGCAGCGACTCGAAGAGATCGAGCGGCGCTTTCCAGAACTCGCAGGGCAAGACAGCCCAACCAGACGAGTCGGCGGGGGAGTCAGCGAGCTGTTTGCCCCCGTCGTTCACGCGCAGCGCATGTACAGCCTCGATAATGTTTTTTCGATCGATGAGTTTCGCGGCTGGGCCGAAAAGGTGGCCCGCGACCTCGGCGGCGCTCCCGCATTCCTGTGCGAGCTCAAGATTGATGGGCTCGCGCTCAACCTTCGCTATGAAAACGGCAAGCTTGTTACCGCGGCAACCCGTGGCGACGGCGTTACCGGTGAAGACGTGACCGCTAATATCGCCTATATTCCTGGCATCCCGCAGCGGCTGTCAGGCACAGGTCACCCGCCGCTTGTTGAGGTCCGCGGCGAAGTGTATTTTCCCGTTGCCGCCTTTGCCGAGCTCAACGCCCACCGCGAAGCCCTCGGCGAAAAAGTGTTTGCCAATCCTCGAAACGCCGCGAGTGGGTCGCTCCGTCAAAAAAGCGAAGGAAAATCACCTGAGCGACTGGCGCTCATGCACGAAGGGTTTGAGCGGCTCCGGCTGACCGTTCACGGAATTGGCGCGTGGGAACACCCACCCGTTCACTCGCAGTCCGAGATGTATGAGCTGCTCGCATCCTGGGGGCTGCCCGTCTCCAAGTACGCCAAAGTGGTCATGGGAACCGAAGCCGTCGCCGAATTCATCGAGCACTTTGGTGCTGAGCGGCACAGCGTTGAGCACGAGATCGATGGCATCGTCATCAAAGTTGATAATTTCGCGCAGCAGGGGTCGCTTGGCTCGACCAGCCGCGCCCCGCGGTGGGCTATCGCATATAAATACCCGCCGGAGCAAGTCAATACCAAGCTGCTCGATATTCGCGTTGGCGTTGGGCGAACCGGGCGGGCGACGCCCTACGCCGTTGTTGAGCCGGTGTTTGTCGCTGGCTCTACCGTGAGCCAAGCCACCCTCCACAATCAGGATGTTGTCAGAGCAAAAGGCGTGCTCATCGGAGACACCGTCGTCCTGCGGAAAGCTGGCGACGTCATCCCAGAAATTCTTGGGCCGGTCACCGAGCTTCGCGACGGTTCCGAACACGCGTTTGTGATGCCGACCGAATGCCCAGAGTGCGGCACTCCGCTTCGGGCCATGAAAGAGGGCGACATTGATTTGCGTTGCCCCAACGCGCGGAGTTGCCCTGCCCAGGTGCGTGGGCGTGTTGAACACATCGGATCTCGTGGTGGTCTCGACATCGAGGTGCTCGGCGAGGTTGTCGCGGCCGCACTCACGCAGCCGCTGTTTCCAGAGCGTGCCCCGCTCGCCGATGCACATGGGGTTGTTGGTGAGGCAGGCCTGTTTGACCTCACCGTCAAAGACTTATTTCCCGTTGTTGTTGTGGTTCGCGATGCCGAGACTGGCTTGCCAAAGCTCAACGACGACGGCTCCCAGCGGGAGGCGATGCCGTTCCAGCGTCGAAGGGACATCAAAAAAGACGGTCCCTTTGTTGCGCCTGGCCCCGATATTTCAAACGTGGATGATGCAGGCTCTGCTGATTCCAACGCTGCTGATTCAGGCTCTGCTGATTCAGGCGCTGCTGATGCAGGCGAACAGCCCAGCACCAATAAACCGACCGAGGCCTCGGCACGTCTCGACTTTGCCGGCGATGAGCTATCAGTGCCCTCGGCAAACGCCATCAAACTCATCGAGAACCTCGAGCTTGCGAAGACCAAGCCGCTCTGGCGCATCCTTGTTTCGCTCAATATTCGACACGTTGGACCCGTGGCGGCCAGAGCCCTCGCCGACTTTTTCGGATCACTCGATGCGATTCGGGCGGCAAGCCGTGACGAACTCGCGCAGGTCGAAGGCGTCGGTGGCATTATTGCCGACTCGCTCCTCGAATGGTTTGAGATCGACTGGCACCAAGAGATTGTGCGCCGCTGGACGGCCGCAGGGGTGCAGTTCTCCATTCCGGGGCATCCGGGGCCGGGCGCAGCAGCGGAGGTCGAGGGAGTTCTGTCAGGTCTGACGATTGTGGCCACTGGTTCGCTCGACGGGTTTACCCGCGACGGCGCAAAAGAAGCCATCATCGCTGCAGGAGGAAAGGCAGCCTCAAGCGTCTCGAAAAAAACCGACTATGTCGCCGCCGGGCCTGGGGCAGGCTCGAAGCTGACAAAGGCCGAAGAGCTGGGAGTTCCGGTGCTCGATGCCGCTCAATTTGCGGTACTCGTCACCGAAGGCCCAGACGCACTGGGGCTCACGTCGAACGGGTAA
- a CDS encoding DUF4190 domain-containing protein: MSLPTPPEGEPTPGSTPPSQPDFGQTPPPAPAASDPVPPAPGEPAFPNAPAAPPTAPPAAPTEPPAAPSAPSFDAAPAYNTEPSAPANAAPGYPAAPGFGADQQAQQPQQGQQPYGQQPAGVGYAPPVPPSQYGNTQQPYQAASTGTKPGRMMGIIGLIIAIPFSVVGLILSIIGLVQSKKAGKADGFALAGLILSIVVIIAEVIIIIMLISFGLEVAQACADSPSGLIEINGEIVTCGS; the protein is encoded by the coding sequence ATGTCTCTGCCAACACCGCCCGAGGGCGAACCAACACCCGGCAGCACGCCCCCCAGCCAACCAGACTTCGGGCAGACGCCTCCGCCCGCGCCTGCCGCGAGCGATCCAGTTCCGCCGGCGCCAGGCGAGCCCGCGTTCCCGAACGCGCCCGCTGCGCCACCAACCGCACCACCTGCCGCTCCAACAGAGCCGCCGGCTGCTCCGTCTGCCCCGTCGTTTGATGCGGCTCCCGCGTACAACACCGAGCCTTCCGCTCCCGCAAATGCTGCTCCCGGATACCCGGCGGCGCCAGGATTTGGTGCAGATCAGCAGGCCCAGCAGCCTCAGCAGGGGCAGCAGCCATACGGCCAGCAGCCTGCCGGTGTTGGCTATGCCCCGCCAGTTCCGCCGTCGCAGTATGGCAACACGCAGCAGCCCTACCAGGCAGCTTCAACGGGCACCAAGCCTGGCCGCATGATGGGTATCATCGGACTGATCATTGCCATCCCGTTCTCTGTGGTTGGTCTGATTCTGAGCATCATCGGTCTCGTTCAGTCAAAGAAGGCTGGCAAGGCTGACGGCTTTGCGCTGGCCGGTCTGATCCTGTCGATTGTGGTCATCATTGCCGAGGTCATCATAATCATCATGCTCATCTCGTTCGGTCTCGAGGTGGCTCAGGCATGCGCTGACTCACCCTCCGGCCTTATCGAAATCAATGGCGAGATTGTGACCTGCGGCTCGTAG
- the gatC gene encoding Asp-tRNA(Asn)/Glu-tRNA(Gln) amidotransferase subunit GatC: MPENTSSPETAAEITPAVVRHLSELAKIQLDEHEIERLTADLSQIVSNIAKVSEVATPDVPATSHPIPLSNVFRPDVVGDNVLTAEQALSGAPEHHDNLFVVSAILGEEQ; this comes from the coding sequence ATGCCTGAAAACACATCAAGCCCCGAGACCGCCGCGGAGATTACTCCAGCGGTGGTTCGCCACCTCTCAGAGTTGGCAAAAATTCAGCTTGACGAACACGAGATTGAGCGCCTCACGGCCGACCTCTCGCAGATCGTCAGCAATATTGCCAAGGTGAGCGAGGTGGCAACGCCGGATGTTCCCGCGACGAGCCACCCCATCCCGCTGTCGAACGTGTTCCGCCCCGACGTGGTTGGTGACAACGTGTTGACGGCAGAGCAAGCACTGTCTGGCGCGCCGGAGCACCACGACAACCTGTTTGTGGTTTCGGCGATTCTTGGGGAGGAACAGTAA
- the gatA gene encoding Asp-tRNA(Asn)/Glu-tRNA(Gln) amidotransferase subunit GatA, producing the protein MSATELTHLSAAELSAKLTAGEVSAAEVTEAHLKRIADVEPHVHAFLYVNEQAAAVAADIDARRAAGEELGPLAGVPLAIKDVLVTTDMPSTSGSKILEGWMSPYDATVVSRSRAAGLVPLGKTNMDEFAMGSSTEHSAYGPTHNPWALDRIPGGSGGGSAAAVAAFEAPFALGSDTGGSIRQPAHVTGTVGVKPTYGAVSRYGAIALASSLDQVGPCSRSVLDAGLLQDVIGGHDHHDSTSLKDAWPSMAAAAREGATGEVLKGLRVGVVKQLQGDGIQAGVAQRFSESLALLQAQGAEIVEIDAPHFEYAVAAYYLILPAEASSNLAKFDSVRFGLRVTPEGGGTVEQVMAATREAGFGPEVKRRIILGTYALSAGYYDAYYGSAQKVRTLIQRDFASAFAQVDVIASPSAPTTAFKLGEKVDDPMAMYLNDITTIPANLAGIPGISVPNGLAPEDGLPVGIQFMAPACEDARLYRVGAALEALVEAEWGGPLWAKSPLLTAAGLSDTSLTAGRA; encoded by the coding sequence ATGAGTGCAACAGAACTTACGCACCTGAGTGCGGCCGAACTGTCGGCGAAGCTTACGGCTGGCGAGGTCTCGGCTGCTGAGGTCACCGAGGCGCACCTCAAGCGCATCGCAGACGTTGAGCCTCACGTCCACGCCTTTCTGTATGTCAACGAGCAGGCCGCCGCGGTTGCAGCCGACATCGACGCCCGCCGCGCGGCTGGCGAAGAGCTTGGCCCGCTGGCCGGTGTGCCGCTCGCCATCAAGGATGTGCTCGTGACAACCGACATGCCGTCAACAAGCGGCTCAAAGATTCTTGAGGGCTGGATGTCGCCCTACGACGCGACCGTCGTGTCTCGTTCGCGCGCAGCAGGCCTCGTGCCCCTCGGCAAGACCAACATGGACGAATTTGCCATGGGCTCAAGCACCGAGCATTCCGCGTATGGCCCAACCCACAACCCGTGGGCGCTCGACCGCATCCCCGGTGGCTCCGGTGGCGGCTCGGCCGCAGCCGTTGCAGCGTTTGAGGCACCGTTTGCCCTCGGCAGCGACACCGGTGGGTCCATCCGCCAGCCGGCGCACGTGACGGGAACCGTTGGCGTGAAGCCAACCTACGGAGCCGTCAGTCGCTACGGAGCCATCGCGCTTGCGTCGTCGCTCGACCAGGTTGGCCCGTGCTCGCGCAGCGTGCTTGACGCCGGCCTTCTGCAAGACGTTATTGGTGGTCACGACCACCACGATTCAACCTCCCTCAAGGACGCCTGGCCATCGATGGCCGCAGCGGCCCGCGAGGGAGCGACAGGCGAAGTGCTCAAGGGGCTCCGGGTCGGTGTGGTGAAGCAGCTCCAGGGCGACGGCATCCAGGCCGGCGTAGCGCAGCGCTTCAGCGAATCGCTGGCGCTGTTGCAGGCTCAGGGCGCCGAGATCGTTGAGATCGATGCGCCTCACTTTGAATATGCGGTTGCCGCGTACTACCTCATCCTTCCTGCCGAGGCATCGAGCAACCTTGCGAAGTTCGACTCCGTGCGCTTTGGCCTCCGTGTGACGCCAGAGGGCGGCGGAACGGTTGAACAGGTTATGGCGGCGACCCGCGAGGCCGGTTTTGGCCCAGAGGTGAAGCGACGCATCATCCTTGGCACCTACGCGCTTAGCGCCGGCTACTACGACGCCTACTACGGCAGCGCGCAGAAGGTCCGCACCCTCATCCAGCGCGACTTCGCCTCTGCCTTTGCGCAGGTCGACGTCATCGCCAGCCCGAGCGCGCCTACCACGGCGTTTAAGCTTGGCGAAAAGGTCGATGACCCGATGGCTATGTACCTCAACGACATCACCACGATTCCGGCTAACCTCGCCGGCATCCCAGGCATCAGCGTGCCAAACGGCCTCGCGCCTGAGGACGGGCTGCCGGTCGGCATCCAGTTCATGGCACCTGCCTGCGAAGACGCACGCCTGTACCGCGTTGGTGCGGCACTCGAAGCGCTTGTTGAAGCCGAGTGGGGCGGCCCGCTCTGGGCAAAGTCGCCGCTGCTCACCGCAGCAGGGCTCTCCGATACTTCTTTGACCGCCGGAAGGGCGTGA
- the gatB gene encoding Asp-tRNA(Asn)/Glu-tRNA(Gln) amidotransferase subunit GatB, which yields MAKAKLMDFEKALELFEPVFGLEVHVELNTETKMFSAAPNNFGAAPNTNLTPVCLGLPGSLPVVNEQAIRYSISLGLALGCSIAESSRFARKNYFYPDMAKNYQISQYDEPIAYEGEVEVELASGRIINIPIERAHMEEDAGKLTHVGGSTGRIQGAEYSMVDYNRAGVPLVEIVTHPVFGGEHDTPEICKMYVSVIRDIVLGLGISDARMERGNLRCDANVSLRPRGSETLGTRTETKNVNSLRSVERAVRYEIQRQAQILADGGSITQETRHWHEDTGETSAGRPKSDADDYRYFPEPDLLPVTPTLELIEELRAALPEAPTVRYRRLKGEWGFTDLEFQDIQNSGLLTEVSATVAAGATPQAARKWWTGEIARVANQQGVDSNSLVSAENVAALAKLVEAGTLTDKLARQVLEGVIAGEGAPQEVVDARGLAVVSDDGALIAAIDEALAAQPDVLEKIRDGKVQAAGAVIGAVMKAMRGQADAARVRELVLERAKA from the coding sequence ATGGCTAAAGCAAAATTGATGGACTTTGAGAAGGCGCTCGAACTCTTTGAGCCGGTATTCGGTCTTGAGGTTCACGTTGAGCTCAACACCGAAACCAAGATGTTCTCGGCAGCCCCAAACAACTTTGGTGCCGCCCCGAACACGAACCTGACCCCGGTGTGCCTTGGCCTGCCAGGGTCGCTTCCCGTGGTCAACGAGCAGGCGATTCGCTACTCGATTAGCCTCGGCCTTGCGCTCGGCTGTTCCATTGCCGAGAGCTCTCGCTTCGCCCGCAAGAACTACTTCTACCCTGACATGGCGAAGAACTACCAGATCTCGCAGTACGACGAGCCAATCGCCTACGAGGGCGAGGTTGAGGTTGAGCTGGCCAGCGGCCGTATCATCAACATCCCCATCGAGCGGGCACACATGGAGGAGGACGCCGGCAAGCTCACGCACGTTGGTGGTTCGACCGGTCGCATCCAGGGAGCCGAGTACTCGATGGTTGACTACAACCGTGCAGGCGTTCCGCTCGTTGAGATCGTGACGCACCCGGTGTTTGGTGGCGAGCACGATACTCCCGAGATCTGCAAGATGTATGTTTCGGTCATCCGCGACATCGTGCTTGGCCTCGGCATTTCGGATGCCCGCATGGAGCGTGGCAACCTGCGCTGCGACGCCAACGTGTCGCTTCGCCCGCGCGGCAGCGAAACGCTTGGCACCCGCACGGAGACAAAGAACGTGAACTCGCTGCGTTCGGTCGAGCGCGCGGTCCGCTACGAGATCCAGCGCCAGGCGCAGATCCTCGCCGACGGCGGCAGCATCACCCAGGAAACGCGCCACTGGCACGAAGACACCGGCGAAACGTCGGCCGGACGCCCGAAGTCTGACGCCGACGACTACCGCTACTTCCCAGAGCCAGACCTGCTGCCGGTCACCCCGACGCTCGAGCTCATTGAGGAACTGCGTGCCGCGCTGCCAGAGGCACCAACGGTTCGTTACCGCCGCCTCAAGGGCGAGTGGGGCTTTACCGACCTTGAGTTCCAGGACATCCAGAACTCTGGTCTGCTCACCGAGGTTTCGGCAACGGTCGCAGCCGGCGCTACCCCTCAGGCAGCTCGCAAGTGGTGGACCGGTGAGATCGCCCGTGTTGCCAATCAGCAGGGTGTCGACTCGAACTCTCTCGTGTCGGCCGAGAACGTCGCCGCGCTGGCCAAGCTGGTCGAGGCGGGAACCCTCACCGATAAGCTCGCACGCCAGGTACTCGAAGGCGTTATTGCCGGTGAGGGAGCCCCGCAAGAGGTTGTGGATGCTCGCGGACTTGCCGTGGTGTCGGACGACGGCGCGCTGATCGCGGCCATCGACGAGGCACTCGCCGCGCAGCCCGACGTGCTCGAAAAGATCCGCGACGGCAAGGTTCAGGCCGCCGGCGCAGTGATCGGTGCGGTCATGAAGGCAATGCGTGGCCAGGCGGACGCTGCGCGCGTACGCGAACTCGTGCTGGAACGCGCCAAGGCCTAA
- a CDS encoding ABC transporter permease, whose amino-acid sequence MARAIRAEFRKAFGLRSTSVAIGIAAFGTLALAIVNSTTYRNMVDRGIADEFLADGWDLRDAGFEFVPIVIGLIVCGVTVMSSEFTRSSNEVGGGRQLTTSLLATPRRWMPVLAKTVVVSIIGLSVCAVVLPLSVALGQLILGKHGYSFAESAAYIGWGWVGLPLFAVFTSLIGLAVTTLLRSGTVALIVLIVNSSVVPFSFLVNLVAPAVAAWLPDAAGTQMLPGAMKLSEFTLEPVTGGLVMAVWTVTLLAVAAMRFAKRDA is encoded by the coding sequence TTGGCAAGGGCCATCCGTGCCGAGTTTCGCAAGGCGTTTGGCCTCCGTTCAACCTCAGTGGCGATCGGCATTGCGGCGTTTGGTACGCTCGCGCTCGCCATCGTCAACAGCACGACCTACCGCAACATGGTTGATCGTGGGATTGCCGACGAGTTCTTAGCCGACGGCTGGGACCTCCGCGACGCGGGTTTTGAATTTGTGCCCATAGTAATCGGCCTCATCGTCTGCGGGGTCACCGTGATGAGCAGCGAATTCACGCGCAGCAGCAACGAAGTTGGCGGCGGTCGCCAGCTCACCACGTCCCTGCTCGCAACGCCACGCAGGTGGATGCCCGTCCTCGCAAAAACCGTCGTCGTCTCGATCATCGGGCTCTCGGTGTGTGCGGTGGTGCTGCCGCTGTCTGTCGCGCTCGGCCAGCTCATCCTTGGCAAGCACGGGTACAGCTTCGCCGAGAGCGCAGCCTACATCGGCTGGGGCTGGGTTGGCCTTCCCCTCTTTGCGGTGTTCACCTCGCTTATCGGACTCGCGGTAACCACCCTGCTGCGGAGCGGGACCGTTGCACTCATCGTTTTGATCGTGAACAGCTCGGTTGTTCCGTTCTCGTTCCTCGTTAACCTGGTTGCCCCCGCTGTTGCGGCTTGGTTACCGGATGCGGCCGGAACGCAGATGCTCCCCGGCGCGATGAAGCTCTCGGAGTTCACGCTCGAGCCGGTTACCGGAGGCCTCGTGATGGCCGTTTGGACGGTGACGCTGCTTGCCGTGGCGGCGATGCGGTTCGCCAAGCGTGATGCCTAG
- a CDS encoding ABC transporter ATP-binding protein → MISIQHLSKSHKGTPSISDVSFTAGPGRVTGFLGPNGAGKSSTLRILLGLDRADAGVATINGVAYRDLRSPLRTVGALLDGSGAHRGRTARGHLTWVAKSNGIPLTRVSEVLELVSLSTVAKKRIGTFSLGMGQRLGLATALLGNPSVLVLDEPVNGLDPDGIRWIRTFLKNFAAEGKTVLLSSHLMGEMEETADDLVIIHGGKVVESGTVTAITAGFPSLEDAFFALTGATK, encoded by the coding sequence ATGATCAGCATCCAACATCTCAGCAAGAGCCATAAGGGCACGCCCTCGATCAGTGACGTGAGTTTTACCGCTGGCCCCGGTCGGGTCACCGGCTTTCTTGGGCCGAACGGCGCGGGAAAATCGTCAACCCTTCGTATCCTGCTTGGGCTCGACCGGGCCGATGCCGGAGTCGCGACCATCAACGGCGTCGCGTACCGCGACCTCCGCAGCCCGCTCAGGACGGTTGGCGCGCTCCTCGACGGCAGCGGGGCGCACAGGGGTCGAACGGCACGTGGGCATCTCACCTGGGTTGCCAAGAGTAATGGCATCCCGCTCACGAGGGTCTCCGAAGTCCTTGAGCTGGTGAGCCTGTCGACGGTTGCCAAAAAACGCATCGGGACGTTTTCGCTTGGGATGGGTCAGCGCCTCGGACTCGCGACGGCGCTGCTCGGAAATCCGTCAGTACTAGTGCTTGACGAACCCGTGAACGGGCTTGACCCCGACGGCATCCGGTGGATTCGTACCTTTCTCAAAAACTTCGCAGCCGAGGGGAAAACCGTCTTGCTGTCGAGCCATCTCATGGGTGAAATGGAGGAAACGGCAGACGATCTTGTGATCATTCACGGTGGCAAGGTCGTAGAGTCGGGGACGGTCACCGCGATAACTGCTGGATTTCCATCCCTCGAAGATGCGTTTTTTGCGCTGACGGGAGCGACCAAATGA
- a CDS encoding response regulator, which translates to MSTPVFIVDDQASIRAALRDLVRGDPLLRDAGEAANGAAAVAHFCGAHALGSAAPGSEQQDAAAIVLMDIRMPALDGIEATKRILERRTDVRVIILTTFDHDEYVYEALRAGASGFLLKNAPAADIVRAIHAVRDGEAMLAPEVTRRLLTDFAARPPQALSLATEFDGLTEREQEVVRAIATGLSNDEIAAHLFLSRATVKTYLSRLFLKLGVRDRTQLVILAYETGFIRLS; encoded by the coding sequence GTGAGTACACCCGTCTTTATCGTTGATGACCAAGCATCCATCAGGGCCGCCCTCCGCGATCTGGTTCGGGGCGATCCCCTCCTGAGGGATGCGGGAGAAGCCGCAAACGGGGCAGCGGCCGTCGCCCATTTTTGTGGGGCTCATGCGCTCGGCAGTGCTGCCCCCGGCTCCGAGCAGCAGGATGCGGCCGCGATCGTGCTCATGGATATCCGGATGCCGGCACTTGACGGGATCGAGGCAACCAAACGTATCCTCGAGCGCAGAACGGATGTGCGCGTCATCATCCTCACGACCTTCGACCACGACGAATATGTCTACGAGGCACTCAGGGCAGGCGCATCCGGGTTCCTACTCAAGAATGCGCCGGCAGCCGACATCGTGAGGGCAATCCACGCGGTCAGAGACGGCGAAGCCATGCTCGCGCCAGAGGTCACACGCCGCCTACTCACTGATTTTGCCGCGCGACCGCCGCAGGCCCTATCGCTCGCCACCGAGTTTGATGGGCTCACCGAGCGAGAACAGGAGGTCGTGCGAGCAATCGCAACCGGGCTTTCCAACGACGAGATTGCGGCTCACTTGTTCTTGAGCAGGGCAACCGTCAAAACCTATCTCAGCCGACTGTTTCTCAAACTCGGTGTGCGCGACCGCACCCAACTCGTGATTCTTGCGTACGAGACTGGGTTCATCCGGCTGAGCTAG